Proteins encoded within one genomic window of Microbacterium sp. LKL04:
- a CDS encoding S8 family serine peptidase yields the protein MRAVRAVLATMLVAVTAALTAAAPAPTPTAAVDPVRNMEYWLTEYGISDAWKTTKGAGTTIAVIDTGIASGPKELDGAVVGGADFSGVGKADGRTPVGEEDRNHGSWVASLAAARGTGDDKGMIGVAPEADLLSLSIGFGEDASVPFVDQVAEAIRWAVDHGADVINLSFTTNTLDWDRSWDAAFLYAADHDVVVVVAAGNRQSGTEEVGAPATIPGVLTVGGVDKEGRASSTASTQGITIGVSAPSEELLGVSPNGDLVIWDGTSGAAPIVAGVAALVRSAHPDLDAANVINRIVRTATPSDREKKVPNALYGYGLINAAKAVAAPVSAVSVNPMGDLREWIRLYRRAESTPAASPTPTPFSVAPLPEAEPPRAVVSPLLPSNESLRYGTVPLIALSLGTILVVLGVTAAARRIRSARTPRPPSR from the coding sequence ATGAGGGCAGTCCGCGCCGTCCTGGCCACCATGCTCGTCGCCGTCACGGCTGCGCTCACGGCCGCTGCGCCCGCGCCCACGCCCACGGCCGCCGTCGACCCTGTCCGCAACATGGAGTACTGGCTCACGGAGTACGGGATCTCCGACGCCTGGAAGACGACCAAGGGCGCGGGGACGACGATCGCGGTCATCGACACCGGCATCGCGAGCGGCCCGAAGGAACTGGACGGAGCCGTCGTCGGCGGCGCGGACTTCTCGGGCGTCGGCAAGGCCGACGGTCGCACCCCGGTGGGTGAAGAGGATCGCAATCACGGCAGCTGGGTCGCGTCCCTGGCCGCAGCCCGCGGAACCGGGGACGACAAGGGCATGATCGGGGTCGCGCCCGAGGCCGACCTCCTCTCGCTGTCGATCGGGTTCGGTGAAGATGCGAGCGTCCCGTTCGTCGATCAGGTCGCCGAGGCGATCCGGTGGGCGGTCGACCACGGCGCGGATGTCATCAACCTCTCCTTCACGACCAACACCCTTGACTGGGACCGGTCGTGGGACGCCGCGTTCCTGTACGCCGCCGACCACGACGTCGTCGTCGTCGTCGCTGCCGGCAACCGCCAGAGCGGAACGGAGGAGGTGGGTGCCCCCGCCACGATCCCGGGAGTCCTCACCGTGGGCGGCGTGGACAAGGAGGGTCGCGCCAGCAGCACGGCATCGACCCAGGGCATCACGATCGGGGTCTCTGCCCCCAGTGAGGAGCTGCTGGGCGTCTCGCCGAACGGCGACCTCGTCATCTGGGACGGCACGAGCGGCGCCGCGCCCATCGTCGCGGGTGTCGCTGCCCTCGTCCGATCCGCCCACCCCGATCTCGACGCGGCCAATGTGATCAACCGCATCGTCCGCACCGCGACGCCGTCCGACCGCGAGAAGAAGGTGCCGAACGCGCTGTACGGGTATGGACTGATCAACGCGGCGAAGGCGGTCGCGGCGCCGGTATCGGCGGTGTCCGTCAACCCGATGGGCGACCTCCGCGAGTGGATCCGGCTGTATCGCCGCGCCGAATCGACGCCGGCCGCCAGTCCCACCCCTACACCCTTCAGTGTCGCGCCGCTGCCCGAGGCCGAGCCTCCCCGTGCGGTCGTCTCACCGCTTCTCCCCAGCAATGAATCACTGCGCTACGGTACGGTGCCGCTGATCGCGCTCAGCCTGGGGACTATACTGGTCGTGCTCGGGGTCACCGCTGCTGCCCGGCGCATCCGATCGGCGCGCACCCCGCGACCGCCGAGCCGTTGA
- a CDS encoding DUF501 domain-containing protein, translated as MREQLGRPMRGVIGIAARCACGNPTVVATEPRLPDGTPFPTFYYLTHPGATAAMSALEATQVMREMNDELAEDDELAAAYSAAHTAYLADREVHGTVPEISGVSAGGMPTRVKCLHALAAHALAAGPGVNPIGDIALARGSWSPERCTCATPRTTG; from the coding sequence ATGCGCGAGCAGCTCGGTCGGCCGATGCGAGGCGTCATCGGAATCGCGGCCCGGTGCGCCTGCGGCAATCCGACGGTCGTGGCCACCGAGCCGCGGCTGCCCGACGGCACGCCGTTCCCGACGTTCTACTACCTCACTCATCCGGGTGCGACCGCAGCCATGTCGGCGCTGGAAGCCACCCAGGTCATGCGCGAGATGAACGACGAGCTGGCTGAGGACGACGAGCTCGCCGCCGCATACTCCGCTGCGCACACCGCGTACCTCGCCGACCGAGAGGTCCACGGCACGGTTCCGGAGATCTCCGGAGTGTCCGCCGGCGGGATGCCGACCCGCGTGAAGTGCCTGCACGCCCTCGCCGCGCACGCTCTTGCGGCGGGTCCGGGGGTGAATCCCATCGGCGACATCGCTCTCGCCCGGGGATCGTGGTCGCCGGAGCGCTGCACATGCGCGACACCGAGGACGACCGGATGA
- a CDS encoding FtsB family cell division protein — protein MDRPSAPPSRVSRSRRGRGDGASERRVNVRDWVGGIRMSGFMGIMLGLMVLASLVLVPTIGTYVDQRQQIAALQHDVKATQDEIAELTAERERWRDESYIVAQARERLYYRRPGEVVYLVADDRPADVIEPEQRPVSGSVQETQRDWMTQFLRSVTEAGLAKTVAPG, from the coding sequence ATGGACAGACCATCGGCTCCCCCTTCCCGCGTCTCCCGGTCCCGACGCGGCCGGGGTGATGGGGCGTCGGAGCGCCGCGTAAACGTCCGCGACTGGGTCGGCGGCATCCGGATGTCGGGGTTCATGGGCATCATGCTCGGACTCATGGTCCTGGCCTCTCTGGTCCTCGTCCCGACGATCGGGACGTACGTCGATCAGCGTCAGCAGATCGCGGCGCTGCAGCACGACGTGAAGGCGACGCAGGACGAGATCGCCGAGCTGACCGCGGAGCGCGAGCGCTGGCGGGACGAGTCCTACATCGTCGCCCAGGCGCGCGAGCGTCTGTACTACCGGCGTCCGGGCGAGGTGGTCTACCTCGTCGCCGACGACCGGCCCGCCGACGTCATCGAACCCGAGCAGCGCCCGGTGAGCGGAAGCGTCCAGGAGACGCAGCGCGACTGGATGACGCAGTTCCTCCGGTCCGTCACCGAAGCAGGCCTCGCCAAGACCGTCGCGCCTGGCTGA
- the eno gene encoding phosphopyruvate hydratase: MALIEAVGAREILDSRGNPTVEVEVLLDDGIVQRAAVPSGASTGAFEAYELRDGDKSRYGGKGVLKAVNAVIDELGPEIEGIDASEQRIIDEVLIATDGTENKSRTGANAILGVSLAVAKAAADSADLPLYRYLGGPNARVLPVPLFNVINGGEHADNGIDMQEFFLAPIGAETFSESLRWGAEVYQVLKKELQAAGYATGLGDEGGFAPDLPSNREGLDFLVKAIEKAGFTPGREIALGLDVAATEFFSDGVYRLENKDWSAEQLVDYYADLVDSFPIVTIEDALAEDDWENWTALTERLGSKVQLVGDDLFVTNPQRLADGIKRGAANSLLVKVNQIGTLSETLDAIDVAHRAGYTTMLSHRSGETEDTTIADLAVAVNSGQIKSGAPARSERVAKYNQLLRIEEDLGEAAEFIGAAAFPRFTA, translated from the coding sequence GTGGCATTGATCGAGGCAGTAGGCGCACGCGAGATCCTGGACTCGCGCGGCAACCCGACCGTCGAGGTGGAGGTTCTGCTCGACGACGGCATCGTCCAGCGCGCAGCCGTCCCCTCCGGCGCGTCCACCGGCGCCTTCGAGGCGTACGAACTCCGCGACGGCGACAAGAGCCGCTACGGCGGCAAGGGCGTCCTGAAGGCCGTGAACGCCGTCATCGACGAGCTCGGCCCCGAAATCGAAGGCATCGACGCCAGCGAGCAGCGCATCATCGACGAGGTCCTCATCGCGACCGACGGGACCGAGAACAAGTCGCGCACCGGCGCGAACGCCATCCTCGGTGTCTCGCTCGCCGTCGCCAAGGCCGCCGCCGACAGCGCCGATCTGCCGCTGTACCGCTACCTCGGCGGACCCAACGCGCGCGTCCTGCCCGTGCCGCTGTTCAACGTCATCAACGGCGGCGAGCACGCGGACAACGGCATCGACATGCAGGAGTTCTTCCTCGCGCCCATCGGCGCCGAGACCTTCTCCGAGTCGCTGCGCTGGGGCGCGGAGGTCTACCAGGTCCTCAAGAAGGAACTGCAGGCCGCCGGCTACGCCACGGGCCTGGGCGACGAGGGCGGCTTCGCCCCCGACCTCCCCAGCAACCGCGAGGGCCTCGACTTCCTCGTCAAGGCGATCGAGAAGGCCGGCTTCACCCCCGGGCGCGAGATCGCCCTCGGCCTCGACGTCGCCGCCACCGAGTTCTTCTCCGACGGCGTCTACCGCCTCGAGAACAAGGACTGGTCCGCCGAGCAGCTCGTCGACTACTACGCCGACCTCGTCGACTCGTTCCCGATCGTCACGATCGAGGACGCGCTGGCCGAGGACGACTGGGAGAACTGGACCGCTCTGACCGAGCGCCTCGGCAGCAAGGTGCAGCTGGTCGGCGACGACCTGTTCGTCACCAACCCGCAGCGTCTCGCCGATGGCATCAAGCGCGGGGCCGCGAACTCGCTCCTCGTCAAGGTGAACCAGATCGGCACGCTGAGCGAGACGCTCGACGCCATCGACGTCGCGCACCGCGCGGGGTACACCACGATGCTCTCGCACCGCTCCGGCGAGACCGAGGACACCACCATCGCCGACCTCGCCGTCGCGGTGAACTCGGGTCAGATCAAGTCGGGCGCGCCCGCTCGGAGCGAGCGCGTCGCGAAGTACAATCAGCTTCTGCGCATCGAGGAAGACCTGGGCGAGGCAGCGGAGTTCATCGGCGCCGCCGCGTTCCCGCGCTTCACCGCCTGA
- a CDS encoding O-methyltransferase: MVHPAPLDPVPDRWNGVDAYLTETLVAQDDALIATIASLAAEGMPEIEVAPLSGKFLHLLARLAGARRVLEIGTLGAYSTIWLARALPEDGRVVTIEAEPRNAAVARRNLERAGVAGRVDVREGRAADVLPTLVGSAPFDLVFIDADKESNVLYLDWAARLGRSGAVVVVDNVVRSGHVVETDAGSQVDGVRAGLEMLRDDPRFEATALQTLDRKGWDGLAIALLV, translated from the coding sequence ATGGTCCATCCCGCGCCCCTCGATCCCGTGCCCGACCGATGGAACGGCGTCGACGCCTACCTGACCGAGACGCTCGTCGCCCAGGACGACGCGCTCATCGCGACGATCGCGTCACTCGCGGCGGAGGGGATGCCGGAGATCGAGGTGGCGCCGCTGTCGGGCAAATTTCTGCACCTGCTGGCGCGACTCGCGGGTGCCCGGCGCGTCCTCGAGATCGGCACGCTCGGCGCCTACTCGACGATCTGGCTCGCCCGCGCCCTCCCCGAGGACGGACGCGTCGTGACGATCGAGGCGGAGCCCCGCAACGCCGCCGTCGCCCGCCGGAACCTCGAGCGCGCCGGCGTCGCGGGCCGCGTCGACGTGCGGGAGGGGCGCGCCGCGGACGTCCTCCCGACCTTGGTGGGATCCGCGCCGTTCGACCTCGTCTTCATCGACGCTGACAAGGAGTCCAACGTCCTCTACCTCGACTGGGCGGCGAGGCTCGGGCGCTCCGGCGCCGTGGTCGTCGTCGACAACGTCGTGCGATCCGGGCATGTCGTGGAGACGGATGCCGGGTCCCAGGTCGACGGCGTCCGCGCCGGGCTCGAGATGCTCCGCGATGATCCGCGGTTCGAGGCGACGGCGCTCCAGACCCTCGACCGCAAAGGCTGGGACGGCCTCGCGATCGCGCTCCTCGTGTGA
- a CDS encoding DUF1648 domain-containing protein encodes MTADTLNIARRRFTLVALIVPAVATVVATAAQLLFVARVPSTVATHWGWSGAPDGFAPDWTVPLATVLIGIGMPVVLFAASIGGLRRGDHGAAYRLLGAVATGVAVLVGALGTATLGIQIDRTDPAVTLPVLLIPTVILAAVAAGLIGWAVQPHVPWRPTSAGAAIDVPVRAGERVVWLQGVTLARAGAVILWIAFGIGCLAVLPVLFLGDLVSAVIAGIVVVVLFVVVATTLRFHVRVDPEGLTAVSAAGWPRVHVPSADIVSAEVVEVSPMGEFGGWGIRWASGGRQGVVLRTGEGVLVRRRDGRTLTVTVDDAATAAGLLTAYAALTPGRGTD; translated from the coding sequence GTGACCGCTGACACCCTGAACATCGCCCGCCGCCGGTTCACCCTCGTCGCCCTCATTGTTCCCGCCGTCGCGACGGTCGTCGCGACGGCGGCGCAACTGCTGTTCGTGGCGCGCGTCCCCTCGACGGTCGCGACCCACTGGGGGTGGAGTGGCGCGCCGGACGGTTTCGCTCCCGACTGGACCGTCCCCCTCGCCACGGTGCTCATCGGGATCGGGATGCCCGTCGTCCTGTTCGCCGCCAGCATCGGAGGACTCCGCCGCGGCGACCACGGCGCGGCCTATCGCCTGCTGGGCGCAGTCGCCACGGGTGTCGCCGTCCTGGTCGGTGCGCTCGGCACGGCGACCCTCGGCATCCAGATCGATCGGACGGACCCCGCCGTGACGCTCCCGGTCCTCCTCATCCCGACCGTGATCCTCGCCGCTGTCGCCGCGGGCCTCATCGGGTGGGCGGTCCAGCCCCACGTGCCGTGGCGACCGACTTCGGCGGGCGCGGCGATCGACGTGCCGGTCCGGGCGGGGGAGCGGGTCGTCTGGCTGCAGGGCGTCACGCTCGCACGGGCGGGCGCCGTCATCCTGTGGATCGCCTTCGGGATCGGATGCCTCGCGGTCCTGCCCGTGCTCTTCCTCGGAGACCTCGTCTCGGCGGTCATCGCGGGAATCGTGGTCGTCGTCCTGTTCGTGGTCGTCGCCACGACGCTCCGCTTCCACGTGCGCGTCGACCCGGAGGGACTGACCGCCGTCTCGGCGGCGGGGTGGCCCCGGGTCCACGTCCCGAGCGCCGACATCGTCTCGGCCGAGGTCGTAGAGGTCTCACCCATGGGTGAGTTCGGCGGCTGGGGCATCCGCTGGGCGTCCGGCGGACGTCAGGGAGTCGTCCTCCGCACTGGTGAAGGCGTGCTCGTCCGCCGGCGCGACGGACGCACGCTGACCGTCACCGTCGACGACGCGGCCACCGCTGCCGGGCTCCTCACCGCCTACGCGGCGTTGACGCCCGGGCGCGGGACCGATTGA
- a CDS encoding GntR family transcriptional regulator: MLIRVDPQSTVPLFAQIADALRADITGGRLAAGERLPAARDVAEALQVNLHTVLHAYQDLRDEGLVDLRRGRGAVVTPAGAALAGLQAEIVALVDKARSLNVSPDTLSALVKEAARDR, from the coding sequence ATGCTGATCCGCGTCGACCCGCAGAGCACGGTGCCGTTGTTCGCGCAGATCGCCGACGCGCTCCGCGCCGATATCACCGGGGGTCGCCTCGCCGCCGGCGAGCGTCTGCCCGCCGCCCGGGACGTGGCCGAGGCGCTGCAGGTGAACCTCCACACCGTGCTGCACGCCTACCAGGACCTCCGCGACGAGGGTCTCGTCGACCTCCGCCGCGGTCGCGGGGCGGTCGTCACCCCCGCCGGTGCGGCGCTCGCCGGCCTTCAGGCCGAGATCGTCGCGCTGGTCGACAAGGCGCGGTCCCTGAACGTCTCGCCCGACACCCTGTCCGCCCTCGTCAAGGAGGCTGCCCGTGACCGCTGA
- a CDS encoding APC family permease produces the protein MSSPGLSRRLGVGDAVVIGLGAMIGAGVFAAFGPAAQAAGSGLLIGLGIAAVVAFGNATSTAQLAAVHPTSGGVYAYGRAELGPWWGFLAGWGFVIGKTASCAAMALTFAAYVAPHGWERPLAALAALALGAVNLFGITRTAQVARILVTVVLVILALVAVAGFSAAPSAGGWSAGPLEAGPLGILQAGGILFFAFAGYARIATLGEEVRDPERTIPRAIVLAFSGALLVYALIGVVALGVLGPDALAASSAPLVDVVRAAGWDAAAPAVRIGAAAASLGALLALIAGVGRTSFAMAREGDLPRILATVDARWRVPRNAEIAVIAVVVVIVALGDVRGAIGFSSFGVLLYYLVANIAAFRQTGDARRYPRVLQIVGAAGCAALVVTLPWPAVPVGVGVLLAGVGYRMLRLRRQRA, from the coding sequence GTGTCCTCCCCCGGCCTGTCCCGTCGCCTCGGTGTCGGCGACGCCGTCGTCATCGGTCTCGGAGCCATGATCGGTGCGGGGGTGTTCGCCGCGTTCGGCCCCGCGGCGCAGGCAGCCGGCAGCGGGCTCCTCATCGGGCTCGGGATCGCGGCGGTCGTCGCCTTCGGAAACGCGACCTCGACAGCACAGCTCGCCGCCGTGCACCCCACGTCGGGAGGGGTCTACGCGTACGGTCGCGCGGAGCTCGGTCCGTGGTGGGGATTCCTCGCTGGCTGGGGCTTCGTCATCGGCAAGACAGCGAGCTGCGCCGCGATGGCCCTCACCTTCGCCGCCTACGTCGCACCGCACGGATGGGAACGCCCCCTCGCGGCGCTCGCCGCCCTCGCCCTCGGCGCCGTGAACCTGTTCGGGATCACCCGCACCGCCCAGGTGGCGCGCATCCTCGTCACGGTCGTGCTCGTGATCCTGGCGCTCGTCGCCGTGGCGGGGTTCTCCGCGGCGCCGTCCGCTGGCGGGTGGAGCGCCGGCCCCCTCGAAGCGGGACCTCTCGGAATCCTGCAGGCGGGCGGCATCCTGTTCTTCGCCTTCGCGGGGTACGCGCGCATCGCGACCCTCGGTGAGGAGGTCCGCGACCCCGAACGCACCATCCCGCGCGCGATCGTCCTCGCCTTCTCGGGCGCCCTGCTGGTCTACGCCCTCATCGGCGTCGTCGCGCTGGGCGTCCTGGGGCCCGACGCGCTCGCGGCGTCCTCCGCGCCGCTGGTCGACGTCGTCCGGGCCGCAGGGTGGGATGCCGCTGCCCCGGCCGTGCGGATCGGTGCGGCGGCGGCATCCCTCGGTGCCCTCCTGGCCCTGATAGCCGGGGTCGGGCGCACCTCGTTCGCGATGGCTCGGGAGGGCGACCTCCCGCGAATCCTGGCGACGGTGGATGCGCGGTGGCGGGTGCCGCGGAATGCGGAGATCGCCGTCATCGCGGTGGTCGTCGTCATCGTCGCCCTGGGGGACGTCCGCGGCGCGATCGGGTTCTCGTCCTTCGGCGTCCTGCTCTACTACCTCGTCGCCAACATCGCCGCCTTCCGACAGACAGGCGACGCCCGACGCTATCCGCGCGTCCTGCAGATCGTCGGGGCGGCCGGGTGCGCCGCGCTCGTCGTCACGCTGCCGTGGCCGGCTGTTCCCGTCGGGGTCGGGGTGCTCCTGGCGGGAGTGGGGTATCGGATGCTGCGGCTTCGGCGTCAGCGCGCCTGA
- a CDS encoding SGNH/GDSL hydrolase family protein — translation MARTTRTPLGLTLLATGGAVAGALAVGIRVGLSRQAALARRRIGKPLGETPPVADRVWRSGLGGEPVDLLMLGDSIAAGLGAQHRKETLGGRLAKALAGELDRPVRLMTGAVVGAESSDLAGQLAALPKDYRADVAVIIVGGNDVTHRVPVSVATAHLTDAVRRLREMGTAVVVGTCPDLGALRAVPQPLRSIGSRASQQLAEAQSEHARSAGADIVSLRRAVGPFFRIDPDGMFSLDRFHPSALGYRRTAEALLPVVRDAFRRADAEAAASDTPLPPGAPRPRREQPATAA, via the coding sequence GTGGCACGTACGACGCGGACCCCCCTAGGACTCACCCTGCTCGCCACGGGCGGCGCCGTGGCCGGAGCACTGGCCGTCGGCATCCGTGTCGGGCTCTCGCGCCAAGCAGCGCTCGCGCGGCGACGGATCGGCAAGCCCCTCGGTGAGACTCCGCCCGTGGCCGATCGCGTCTGGCGGTCCGGACTCGGCGGCGAGCCCGTCGACCTGCTGATGCTGGGGGACTCGATCGCCGCGGGACTCGGCGCCCAGCACCGCAAGGAGACCCTCGGCGGCCGGCTCGCGAAGGCGCTCGCGGGGGAGCTCGACCGACCGGTGCGGCTCATGACGGGGGCTGTGGTCGGCGCCGAATCGTCCGATCTGGCGGGTCAGCTCGCCGCGCTGCCGAAGGACTACCGCGCCGACGTCGCGGTGATCATCGTCGGGGGCAACGACGTCACCCACCGCGTTCCGGTCTCCGTGGCGACTGCCCACCTCACGGACGCGGTCCGGCGGCTGCGAGAGATGGGCACCGCCGTCGTCGTGGGGACGTGCCCCGACCTCGGAGCGCTCCGTGCCGTGCCCCAGCCTCTGCGGAGCATCGGCTCGCGTGCCTCGCAGCAGCTCGCCGAGGCGCAGTCCGAGCACGCGCGTTCCGCGGGCGCGGACATCGTGTCGCTGCGCCGGGCCGTTGGACCGTTCTTCCGCATCGATCCCGACGGCATGTTCAGTCTCGACCGATTCCACCCCAGCGCGCTCGGGTACCGGCGGACGGCGGAGGCGCTCCTCCCCGTGGTGAGGGATGCGTTCAGGCGCGCTGACGCCGAAGCCGCAGCATCCGATACCCCACTCCCGCCAGGAGCACCCCGACCCCGACGGGAACAGCCGGCCACGGCAGCGTGA
- a CDS encoding YdeI/OmpD-associated family protein, whose amino-acid sequence MTLHVRTVLPKNGPATAIELTDEQVEDLGGGKRAAVVVTIDGRTARLRLGVMGGRTLIGLSKAARAELGVEIGDEVDAQIDLDGEERAIEVPEDLGRALDAEPQVRAAFDALAPSRRKEMVRSVVEAKKAETREKRIASAVDSLRSPGSV is encoded by the coding sequence ATGACCCTCCACGTCCGAACGGTGCTGCCGAAGAACGGGCCCGCCACCGCGATCGAACTGACCGACGAGCAGGTCGAGGACCTCGGCGGCGGCAAACGCGCCGCAGTCGTCGTCACGATCGACGGGCGTACCGCGCGCCTGCGTCTGGGCGTCATGGGCGGACGCACCCTCATCGGCCTGTCGAAGGCCGCACGCGCCGAGCTCGGCGTCGAAATCGGTGACGAGGTCGACGCGCAGATCGACCTCGACGGCGAGGAGCGTGCCATCGAGGTCCCGGAAGACCTGGGACGCGCCCTGGATGCCGAGCCGCAGGTCCGCGCCGCCTTCGACGCCCTCGCGCCGTCGAGGCGCAAGGAGATGGTGCGCTCCGTCGTCGAGGCCAAGAAGGCGGAGACCCGCGAGAAGCGGATCGCGTCGGCCGTCGATTCGCTGCGCTCGCCCGGGAGCGTCTGA
- a CDS encoding histidine--tRNA ligase — MRDFLPADKARRERVLAVIRDRYRAHGFDEIETPVVEDYERLHAGIGGDNEKLAFNVLRRGLDADAIRDAADDPAALSDLGLRYDLTVPLARFYATNRAQLPSVFRAIQIAPVWRAERPQKGRYRQFVQCDIDIIGDATPRAEVELLTASLDVLDALGLEGGTIRINDRRALDAMLAVFGFADADRAGVLITIDKLDKVGPAGVVAELRDRGADEAAVAALEAFLTRPQTREYLPFGEAQIRKALPAGVPDDVVAHLVGIGEAVAAARGETDVPLRFDPFLVRGMGYYTGTIYELAHPSVSYSLGGGGRYDGMIGRFLGQDVPAVGFSIGFERIVDLVGTAEDAASAAVVLIADRDVPLAELATHKAFFVSQGARVRLEQRTKNLKGLLERSAADGYTSFATVSAGAESSSLQTRPLG, encoded by the coding sequence ATGCGCGACTTCCTCCCCGCCGACAAGGCCCGCCGCGAGCGCGTCCTCGCCGTCATCCGTGACCGCTACCGCGCCCACGGCTTCGACGAGATCGAGACGCCCGTCGTCGAGGACTACGAGCGGCTGCACGCGGGGATCGGCGGCGACAACGAGAAGCTCGCCTTCAACGTCCTCCGTCGCGGTCTCGACGCCGACGCGATCCGGGACGCCGCGGACGACCCGGCGGCGCTGTCCGACCTCGGTCTGCGCTACGACCTGACGGTGCCGCTCGCGCGGTTCTACGCGACCAACCGCGCTCAGCTCCCGTCCGTGTTCCGCGCGATCCAGATCGCGCCGGTGTGGCGTGCGGAGCGCCCCCAGAAGGGCCGATACCGCCAGTTCGTGCAGTGCGACATCGACATCATCGGCGACGCGACGCCGCGCGCCGAGGTGGAGCTCCTGACCGCGAGTCTCGACGTCCTCGACGCGCTCGGCCTCGAGGGCGGCACGATCCGGATCAACGACCGTCGGGCGCTCGACGCGATGCTCGCGGTCTTCGGCTTCGCCGACGCCGACCGCGCGGGCGTCCTCATCACGATCGACAAGCTCGACAAGGTCGGTCCCGCAGGCGTCGTCGCCGAACTCCGCGACCGGGGAGCCGACGAGGCCGCCGTCGCCGCGCTGGAGGCGTTCCTGACCCGCCCGCAGACCCGCGAGTACCTGCCGTTCGGCGAGGCGCAGATCCGCAAGGCGCTGCCCGCCGGGGTCCCTGATGACGTGGTCGCGCACCTGGTCGGGATCGGCGAGGCGGTCGCCGCCGCGCGCGGCGAGACCGACGTGCCGCTGCGGTTCGATCCCTTCCTCGTGCGCGGCATGGGCTACTACACCGGCACGATCTACGAGCTCGCCCACCCGTCGGTGTCGTACTCGCTCGGCGGCGGCGGTCGCTACGACGGCATGATCGGCCGGTTCCTCGGGCAGGACGTCCCCGCCGTCGGGTTCTCGATCGGCTTCGAGCGCATCGTCGACCTCGTGGGGACGGCGGAGGATGCGGCATCCGCTGCCGTCGTCCTCATCGCCGACCGCGACGTCCCGCTCGCGGAACTGGCGACCCACAAGGCATTCTTCGTCTCGCAGGGTGCCCGTGTGCGCCTCGAGCAGCGCACGAAGAACCTCAAGGGTCTGCTGGAGCGCTCCGCAGCCGACGGGTACACGTCGTTCGCGACCGTGTCGGCCGGCGCGGAATCGTCCTCGCTCCAGACGCGTCCCCTCGGGTGA
- a CDS encoding MazG family protein, giving the protein MSQPLPSSSDALRRAAETMHAVRDRCVWTQRIDHDDLVPYLQEEAAELVDAVETGTRADLKEELGDLLWQVLFHAEIASRDDQDPFDIDDVADALAEKMIRRHPHVFGDAVATTPEEVLVHWNAAKAAEKRTRTSVLDGVSTHMPSLALAQKMLGKASQVGVTGSPAPADPADESELGDALLALVARARSEGWDAERALRQRLRALADEVRATESS; this is encoded by the coding sequence ATGTCGCAGCCCCTTCCCTCGTCGAGCGACGCTCTTCGTCGCGCCGCCGAGACGATGCACGCCGTCCGCGACCGGTGCGTCTGGACGCAGCGGATCGACCACGACGACCTCGTGCCGTACCTGCAGGAGGAGGCGGCCGAGCTCGTCGACGCCGTCGAGACCGGTACACGCGCAGACCTGAAGGAGGAACTCGGCGACCTGCTGTGGCAGGTGCTCTTCCACGCCGAGATCGCGTCGCGGGACGATCAGGACCCCTTCGACATCGACGACGTCGCCGATGCGCTCGCCGAGAAGATGATCCGCCGGCATCCGCACGTGTTCGGCGACGCGGTCGCCACGACGCCCGAGGAGGTCCTCGTCCACTGGAACGCGGCGAAGGCGGCTGAGAAGCGGACGCGCACGAGCGTGCTCGACGGGGTCTCGACGCACATGCCCTCCCTTGCGCTCGCGCAGAAGATGCTCGGTAAGGCGTCGCAGGTGGGGGTGACGGGGTCGCCGGCACCGGCGGACCCCGCGGACGAGTCCGAGCTCGGCGACGCGCTCCTCGCCCTCGTCGCCCGTGCCCGTTCGGAGGGATGGGACGCCGAGCGCGCCCTGCGGCAGCGACTGCGCGCGCTCGCCGACGAGGTGCGCGCGACCGAGTCCTCCTGA